In a genomic window of Candidatus Poribacteria bacterium:
- a CDS encoding UPF0175 family protein, protein MLSITLDVPSELSTPLSISGYNREKLTEEAKQVLAVSLFKRNILSLGQAAKLAELHLWDFIQILSQRGIPIAEYDDEEIQQELKTVACLTQQTK, encoded by the coding sequence ATGCTTTCTATTACGTTGGATGTCCCCAGTGAACTTTCAACACCACTTTCTATCTCCGGCTATAATCGAGAGAAACTGACTGAGGAGGCGAAACAGGTACTTGCGGTTTCTCTCTTCAAACGTAACATTCTCTCTTTAGGGCAGGCTGCAAAATTGGCAGAACTACACTTATGGGATTTTATTCAGATTCTGAGTCAGCGGGGCATTCCTATTGCTGAATATGATGATGAAGAAATCCAACAGGAATTGAAGACGGTCGCATGCTTAACACAGCAAACAAAGTAA
- a CDS encoding class I SAM-dependent methyltransferase, protein MNVDNLERINCPICERDETKELFSKDSLSVVVCKRCLLRYVNPRINRETLEDGYVETYYPPDKVERIHTDSMEWLQMTERLAELEKQHQRRGRLLDVGCGIGTFLHLAREQGWESHGVDPSKSGITFAEEIHKLDVKCGEVFDAGFPTAYFDAITLYHVLEHIPELNPFLSELRRILKPQTGTLVIEVPNGEGLQSRLQKAEWPYVHPHDHLYYFSARSLPKLLRKHGFQDITLGKPKRVSPTFGIGFGLRQAATAALVRFHLGTVIRVYAS, encoded by the coding sequence TTGAACGTAGATAATCTCGAACGTATCAACTGCCCAATTTGTGAACGGGATGAAACGAAAGAGTTATTTAGTAAGGACTCTTTATCGGTAGTCGTCTGCAAGCGGTGTCTGTTGCGTTATGTGAATCCGAGAATCAATCGTGAGACCCTTGAAGACGGGTATGTTGAGACTTATTATCCGCCGGATAAAGTAGAACGCATCCATACGGATAGCATGGAATGGTTGCAGATGACGGAGCGTCTCGCTGAGTTAGAGAAACAGCATCAGCGTAGGGGGCGGCTTTTAGATGTAGGATGTGGTATTGGGACGTTTCTGCATCTCGCTCGCGAACAGGGGTGGGAATCCCACGGCGTTGACCCTTCCAAGAGTGGTATCACTTTCGCAGAAGAGATACATAAATTAGATGTGAAGTGTGGAGAGGTCTTTGATGCGGGTTTTCCGACTGCGTATTTCGATGCAATTACACTCTACCATGTATTGGAGCATATCCCGGAATTAAATCCATTCCTCAGCGAGTTACGCCGGATTCTGAAGCCTCAGACAGGGACCCTTGTCATTGAGGTACCAAATGGTGAGGGTTTGCAGAGCCGTCTTCAGAAAGCGGAGTGGCCCTATGTCCATCCGCACGATCATCTCTACTATTTTTCTGCGCGTTCCTTACCGAAATTACTTCGGAAACACGGTTTTCAGGACATTACACTGGGAAAACCAAAGCGCGTTAGCCCGACATTTGGGATCGGTTTCGGACTTCGTCAAGCAGCGACTGCTGCCTTGGTTCGGTTCCATTTAGGGACAGTGATTCGAGTGTATGCGAGTTAG
- a CDS encoding phosphoribosylformylglycinamidine synthase subunit PurS, whose protein sequence is MKNWKVEVYYKPEVPDTVGQGILEDITDLGINGINSVHTATVYWIEGSVDAETIDRIGTELLADPITQAYTFGTENDTETDWTLEVQFKPGVTDAVGDSTVKGITDLGIAGVTTVRTGHKYWFTGTLNTEVLETIAQRLLMNEVIQTFSYQEPKS, encoded by the coding sequence ATGAAAAACTGGAAAGTTGAAGTTTATTATAAACCTGAAGTCCCCGATACCGTTGGACAAGGCATTCTTGAGGATATAACCGATCTCGGTATTAATGGTATTAATTCTGTGCACACAGCCACGGTCTACTGGATCGAAGGATCCGTTGACGCAGAAACGATTGATCGAATCGGTACTGAACTCCTCGCTGATCCCATTACACAAGCCTACACCTTTGGTACCGAAAATGATACCGAGACAGATTGGACCCTTGAAGTGCAATTCAAGCCGGGTGTTACGGATGCAGTCGGTGATAGCACCGTTAAAGGTATCACAGACTTAGGCATCGCGGGTGTCACCACTGTCCGCACAGGACATAAATACTGGTTCACTGGCACGCTAAATACGGAAGTGCTTGAGACGATTGCACAGCGACTGCTCATGAACGAGGTCATTCAAACATTCTCTTATCAAGAACCGAAATCGTGA
- a CDS encoding PIG-L family deacetylase: MKMPTLNILVFGAHPDDCDIKTGGVAALYTQQGHRVKFISVTNGDAGHHEMGGGPLAQRRYKEAQAAAEVVGIEYELLDNHDGELMPTLENRYKIIRAIREFQPDLIMTHRPNDYHPDHRYTSTLVQDAAYMVTVPNICALTPHLEKNPVIAYLSDGFMKPYPFTPDVAVSIDAVVEQKIDMLHCHVSQFYEWLPYNGGSLASVPAVASERRAWLAERMLNRFRDVAEKHRGLLIALYGEDTGAQIKYAEAFEGCEYGSALTSENIPTLFPFFK, from the coding sequence ATGAAAATGCCAACGTTAAATATTCTTGTTTTCGGTGCACATCCCGATGATTGTGATATAAAAACGGGAGGGGTCGCTGCCTTGTATACCCAACAGGGGCATCGCGTCAAATTTATCTCTGTGACGAACGGCGATGCCGGACATCACGAAATGGGTGGTGGTCCTTTAGCACAGCGGCGATATAAGGAAGCACAAGCCGCTGCCGAAGTCGTCGGAATTGAATATGAGTTATTGGACAATCACGATGGTGAATTGATGCCGACGTTAGAAAACCGATATAAGATTATTCGTGCCATTCGTGAATTCCAGCCAGATTTAATAATGACTCATCGACCCAACGATTATCATCCCGACCATCGGTATACGTCAACCTTGGTTCAGGACGCGGCATACATGGTTACTGTGCCGAATATCTGTGCCCTCACACCACATTTGGAGAAAAACCCCGTTATTGCTTATTTGAGCGATGGTTTCATGAAACCCTATCCGTTCACGCCGGATGTAGCCGTTAGCATTGATGCTGTCGTTGAACAGAAGATTGATATGCTCCACTGCCACGTATCGCAGTTTTACGAGTGGCTTCCTTACAACGGCGGCTCGTTAGCCTCTGTACCTGCTGTGGCATCGGAACGGCGAGCGTGGCTCGCTGAGCGTATGTTAAATCGTTTCCGAGATGTCGCAGAAAAGCATCGAGGTTTGCTGATAGCACTCTATGGTGAAGACACCGGTGCACAAATCAAGTATGCTGAAGCATTTGAAGGCTGCGAGTACGGTTCCGCGCTCACCTCAGAAAATATCCCCACCCTCTTTCCATTTTTCAAGTAA
- the prmA gene encoding 50S ribosomal protein L11 methyltransferase, with amino-acid sequence MDWARITVTTSQEASEAVANLLFELQATGVEFKDNDASTVDLIAHYPLDDRVGARMQKLRDFLTELPTWGIQPHPATIDLKHVKSEKWEEAWKSAFPPQRVGSRIVIAPTWSDIPLNEAEILIQLNPGMAFGTGYHPTTRLSLELLERTVEPDHQIADIGTGSGILTITAIKLGAKHVDAIEIDSTALPIAAANFRANRVASQVCLSQGDGLKGIKNRYHLIIGNILTKAILPMIPFCTQRLYPDGIIIFSGILETELAQVKSVLEANQFQCLEVISEAEDNVTWVGIKAALAPVSVS; translated from the coding sequence ATGGACTGGGCAAGAATCACGGTAACCACCTCCCAAGAGGCATCAGAGGCTGTTGCGAACCTTCTCTTTGAATTACAGGCAACCGGCGTTGAATTCAAGGATAACGATGCATCCACAGTAGACCTCATCGCCCACTACCCTTTAGATGACAGAGTTGGCGCACGGATGCAGAAGCTCCGCGACTTCCTCACGGAACTACCGACGTGGGGGATCCAACCACACCCCGCAACGATTGATTTAAAACATGTCAAATCCGAGAAGTGGGAAGAGGCATGGAAATCCGCCTTCCCACCGCAGCGTGTTGGTAGCAGGATTGTCATTGCTCCAACGTGGAGCGATATTCCCCTCAACGAAGCGGAAATATTAATTCAACTCAACCCTGGTATGGCATTCGGGACAGGCTACCATCCGACCACACGACTCTCCCTCGAATTATTGGAACGCACCGTCGAACCCGACCATCAGATTGCTGACATCGGGACAGGCTCCGGTATCTTAACGATTACCGCTATCAAGTTAGGTGCGAAACACGTTGACGCGATTGAGATTGACTCGACAGCACTTCCCATTGCTGCAGCGAATTTTCGGGCAAACCGCGTGGCATCACAGGTGTGTTTATCTCAAGGCGATGGACTCAAAGGAATAAAAAACAGATACCATCTTATCATTGGAAACATCTTAACGAAGGCAATTCTTCCAATGATTCCGTTCTGCACACAGCGGCTTTATCCTGATGGAATCATCATTTTCTCTGGGATTTTGGAGACTGAGCTTGCGCAAGTTAAATCGGTTTTAGAAGCAAACCAATTTCAATGTCTCGAGGTAATCAGCGAAGCAGAAGATAACGTTACTTGGGTAGGAATCAAAGCCGCTCTTGCTCCCGTCTCTGTATCGTAG
- a CDS encoding SMP-30/gluconolactonase/LRE family protein produces MSTERKWDDSIVRYPDPAIEVLDPRFGKYKIGNSVVERLWTGSRWAEGPVWFGDGGYLLWSDIPNNRILKWEESTGDVSVYRKPSNYSNGHTRDRQGRLISCEHGARRVTRTEYDGTITVLMDSFDGKPLNAPNDVAVHPDGHVWFTDPGYGIMLNYEGHIAEFELPTCVYRLNPDTGEATVVIDELEKPNGICFSPDYEKLYVVDTGVTHKEGTPRHLFVYDVIDGERLGKQEVFCDMAPGIADGIRCDVDGNLWASAGWVGDGYDGVHVFAPDGTRIGQIHLPEICANLCFGGVKRNRLFMMGSQSLYAVYVEAQGVPLF; encoded by the coding sequence ATGAGTACAGAAAGAAAATGGGATGATTCAATTGTTCGCTATCCAGACCCGGCGATTGAGGTGCTGGACCCGCGTTTTGGAAAATATAAGATTGGCAATTCTGTTGTCGAACGGTTATGGACAGGATCGCGCTGGGCAGAAGGACCCGTCTGGTTCGGCGATGGCGGGTATCTGCTCTGGAGCGATATTCCGAACAATCGGATTCTGAAATGGGAAGAATCCACCGGCGACGTGAGTGTCTACCGTAAACCGTCCAACTACAGCAACGGACACACCCGTGATCGACAGGGAAGGCTCATCAGTTGTGAACACGGGGCACGGCGCGTCACACGAACCGAATACGATGGAACGATTACCGTGCTGATGGACAGCTTTGACGGGAAACCGCTCAACGCACCGAACGATGTCGCAGTCCATCCCGATGGACATGTCTGGTTTACCGATCCCGGATACGGTATTATGCTCAATTATGAAGGACACATAGCCGAGTTTGAATTGCCGACCTGCGTGTATCGTCTCAACCCAGATACGGGAGAAGCGACCGTCGTGATAGATGAACTTGAAAAACCGAACGGTATCTGCTTCTCGCCGGATTATGAGAAACTTTATGTCGTGGATACAGGTGTTACGCATAAAGAGGGAACCCCGCGGCACCTTTTCGTCTATGACGTAATAGATGGCGAGCGGTTGGGCAAGCAGGAGGTGTTCTGCGATATGGCTCCCGGTATTGCCGACGGTATTCGGTGTGATGTCGATGGAAACCTATGGGCGAGTGCGGGTTGGGTTGGCGATGGATACGATGGCGTGCATGTCTTCGCACCAGACGGAACACGTATCGGGCAAATTCACCTCCCAGAAATTTGTGCGAACCTCTGCTTCGGTGGTGTCAAAAGGAACAGATTGTTTATGATGGGTAGCCAGTCTCTCTATGCGGTTTATGTGGAAGCACAGGGAGTTCCGCTTTTTTAG
- a CDS encoding DUF3368 domain-containing protein: protein MAGFLLFGKKKGKIREVRPLLLQLLQKGFRLSNRLIDAVLEEAGETLL from the coding sequence GTGGCAGGCTTTCTTTTGTTTGGCAAAAAGAAGGGAAAAATTAGGGAGGTTCGGCCGTTGCTATTACAACTACTTCAAAAAGGCTTCCGACTCAGCAATAGATTGATCGACGCAGTGCTTGAAGAAGCAGGCGAAACACTTTTGTAA